In the Candidatus Izemoplasmatales bacterium genome, GCGCGCGTCGAAGAACACGACCACGAGCGTGCCGCCGTCGACGTCGATCAGGCTGACCGAACCGCTGACGATTTGGACGCGCTTGTCGAAGGCGAGGGTCAGACCGTAGAAGACGCGCGAATTCTCCGCGGGGATCGATTCGTAGTCGATGTTGACGGAACACGTGACGGGACGCAGGTCGTCCTCGGCGTGTTGTCCGCGGTACGCCAAAACCTCACCGGTTTCCTTCCGGAATACGACGCAGTTGTAGTTCAGGCGATCGCACATCCCTTGAAAATGATGCCTGTAGGTTTCCGTCATGTCAACACTCCCGAGCGCGCAGCATTTGCCATCTATTAAATCATTATATCACAGTTCGCGATGGGAAATACCGCATATTGGGGAAAATGGCGCCGCCGCGGAATGAAAAAAAGTGGAAACTCTTTCTTGCATTTTAGGGATGGATTTGATACAATAAGAACGCTGATATCGATGGAGGTGACATCCATGGCAAACATCAAATCTTCGAAGAAAAGCATTCTGACCAGCGAGAAGAAGCGTCAGGCGAACTCCGCGTTCAAGACCTCCCTCAAGACCGCGATGAAGAACGTCGAACTCGCCGTCGCGAAGGGCGACAAGGAAGCCGCCGCCAGCGCGCTCGCCCTCGCATACAAGAAACTCGACAAGTCGGTCGCGAAGAACATCCACAAGGCGAACTTCGCCTCCCGCGAGAAATCCCGCCTGTCGGTCAAGGTCAACACGCTGAACTGAAATCCGCATCCGAACGAAATGCCGCCCAAGGGCGGCTTTTTTTCGTGATGGAAAAGGAGCCTTCCGGCTCCTCATTCGTATTGGTAGAGAAACGTCTCGAGACCGACGCGCTTGTCGATCGTGCCGCTCTTCATCCCGAAGTCGAGTTCCTCGAGCCGCGCCAGCCGGTCGAGGACGAAGTCGTCCTTCTGCTCGTTGGCGTTCTTCATGATGTAGTAGGTCCGTCCCTTCGACGCGCCGAAGTACTTCATGACGTCGTCGAACCGCGCCCCCGTCCGGAGCAGTTCCTTCGCGTACAGGATCTCCTGGAACTTGCTCGCCATCAGGGTCGCGACGCTCGCGGGGTCGATGCCCGTCTTGAAGAGGTCCTGAAGCGTCGACGTGACGCTCCAGGCGTCCTTCGCTAGATAGGCGTTGACCAGGTCGAAGACGTTGTCCTCGACGTTCTTGGTGACCACGCTCCGTACCATCTTCACGTCGATCGCGACTTTCTTGCCGGCGAACAGGATCAGCTTGTCGAGCTCGTTTCTGG is a window encoding:
- the rpsT gene encoding 30S ribosomal protein S20; its protein translation is MANIKSSKKSILTSEKKRQANSAFKTSLKTAMKNVELAVAKGDKEAAASALALAYKKLDKSVAKNIHKANFASREKSRLSVKVNTLN